In Candidatus Methylopumilus universalis, one DNA window encodes the following:
- a CDS encoding rhodanese-like domain-containing protein: MSSFMTIDAATLHGMIKQDNLVLIDVRNDDEVARGIIQGAQHIPLVSLPQAFDKLSKKSSIVFYCHSGVRSAHAASYLAEHDYHDVYNLAGGVIAWANAGYTFSALK, from the coding sequence ATGAGTTCTTTTATGACTATTGATGCCGCAACCTTACACGGCATGATCAAGCAAGATAATTTAGTTTTAATTGATGTAAGAAATGATGATGAAGTTGCAAGGGGTATTATTCAAGGCGCGCAGCATATTCCACTTGTAAGCCTTCCTCAGGCTTTCGACAAACTTTCCAAAAAATCGAGTATTGTTTTTTATTGTCATAGTGGCGTTCGCTCTGCTCACGCTGCATCTTATTTAGCTGAACATGATTATCATGATGTGTATAACTTAGCAGGCGGTGTTATTGCTTGGGCAAATGCCGGCTACACTTTCTCAGCACTTAAATAA
- a CDS encoding MAPEG family protein: MLKLTAIYAAILTFVYVKLTLNVINLRRQNEVSLGDGGREDLQQAIRSHGNFAEYVPLGLILLGCLEANHIHWTIVLLLGGVFTTGRLFYAKAFLEATPNIDLRVKGMKFTLWGLQALAATNVIALIIQIIL, encoded by the coding sequence ATGTTAAAACTTACTGCTATTTACGCCGCTATTCTTACCTTTGTATACGTTAAATTAACATTAAACGTCATTAACTTAAGACGTCAAAATGAAGTGTCTTTGGGTGATGGCGGTCGAGAAGACTTACAGCAAGCGATTCGTTCACACGGAAACTTTGCGGAATATGTTCCTTTAGGTCTCATTCTCTTAGGATGCCTTGAAGCCAACCATATTCATTGGACGATTGTTTTGCTTTTAGGTGGTGTATTTACTACGGGCCGACTTTTTTATGCAAAAGCTTTTCTGGAAGCAACACCCAATATCGATCTTAGAGTGAAGGGTATGAAATTCACACTCTGGGGTCTTCAAGCGCTTGCTGCAACAAATGTCATTGCGCTGATCATTCAAATAATTCTTTAA
- a CDS encoding lysophospholipid acyltransferase family protein → MNFIFKSILMALHLLLAVILCATMIILPRNITHLLIQFWAKRLLRILEIKITLTGEVLKFLGKDSYLIVSNHISWLDIPVIFSLKPVTFVSATDVKAWPIIGMLAKISGAIFIDRNRKSNLPEVIQAMNHHFKNEKQSICIFPEGVTSTGYQVLPFKSSLFQSAFEADKLLLPLSIKYKENNVLTNRTSFHGATSLLQSFKRVAKSNRIEVVVDIGHPIKPSQSRKDLSLKLQEAIALKIN, encoded by the coding sequence ATGAATTTTATTTTTAAATCTATTTTGATGGCGCTGCATCTGCTGCTGGCGGTCATCCTTTGTGCCACCATGATTATTCTGCCAAGAAATATCACGCATCTTCTTATTCAGTTCTGGGCGAAACGTCTGTTACGTATTTTAGAGATTAAAATTACACTCACTGGCGAAGTCTTAAAGTTTTTAGGTAAAGATAGCTATCTTATCGTTTCAAATCATATTTCATGGCTTGATATTCCTGTAATCTTTTCTTTAAAGCCCGTCACATTCGTGTCAGCAACCGATGTCAAAGCATGGCCTATTATTGGAATGCTCGCTAAAATTTCAGGCGCTATTTTTATTGACCGCAATCGCAAATCAAATTTGCCTGAAGTCATTCAAGCGATGAACCACCATTTTAAAAATGAAAAACAATCGATATGTATCTTTCCTGAAGGCGTTACGTCAACCGGATACCAAGTGCTTCCTTTTAAGAGCAGCTTATTTCAATCGGCCTTTGAGGCTGACAAATTACTTTTGCCTCTCTCAATCAAGTATAAAGAGAATAACGTACTGACAAATCGTACGAGTTTTCATGGCGCTACGAGTCTGCTCCAATCATTTAAGCGAGTTGCTAAATCTAATCGAATCGAGGTCGTGGTAGATATTGGGCATCCCATCAAACCCTCACAATCAAGAAAAGATCTGTCCCTCAAACTTCAAGAAGCTATTGCACTAAAAATTAACTAA
- a CDS encoding DUF3147 family protein, translated as MWILFKLLITSGMVVFISEVAKKSDRLGGLIAALPLVTVLTLIWLYLEKQPESKIANHAWYTFWYVVPTLPMFLAFPFLLKRFGFWPTLGISVVMTLVAFYIFAKIVKPYGIELL; from the coding sequence ATGTGGATTTTATTTAAACTTTTAATCACCTCAGGTATGGTTGTTTTTATTTCTGAGGTGGCTAAGAAAAGTGATCGATTAGGCGGGCTCATTGCAGCACTTCCTCTTGTCACAGTGTTGACTTTAATTTGGCTATATTTAGAAAAACAACCGGAATCTAAAATTGCAAATCATGCTTGGTATACTTTTTGGTATGTCGTGCCCACCTTGCCCATGTTCCTAGCATTTCCTTTTTTACTTAAGCGATTTGGTTTTTGGCCAACACTTGGGATATCCGTTGTCATGACCTTAGTTGCATTTTATATTTTTGCAAAAATTGTGAAGCCCTACGGCATCGAACTCTTATAA